A single genomic interval of Acipenser ruthenus chromosome 28, fAciRut3.2 maternal haplotype, whole genome shotgun sequence harbors:
- the LOC117434835 gene encoding B-cell antigen receptor complex-associated protein beta chain-like isoform X2: protein MAFSVFLRGCLFLGCFVFQVANLSSFNVVQSPRFLGMKTGANVCLSCMIDSQDAAEVKWWKRLENGDQLYWNESASATNVSHSSSRCFNLNIKKIKSFHSGVYYCNIQINNVIKNGSGTELKVHARIEREEIASKNTVKDAIILIQGVLLLAFCCAPFLLNLSKDDAESDNGELEEEHTYEGLEIGQNENTATYEDIVTVQRNGEARWMYGEHPCQE, encoded by the exons ATGGCATTCTCTGTTTTTTTACGCGGTTGCCTATTCCTCGGATGTTTTGTTTTCCAAGTGGCTAATTTATCAA GCTTCAACGTTGTGCAATCACCACGTTTCCTGGGAATGAAAACTGGAGCCAACGTGTGTCTTTCCTGCATGATTGACTCTCAAGACGCAGCGGAAGTGAAATGGTGGAAACGTTTGGAAAACGGCGATCAGTTGTATTGGAATGAGAGTGCATCTGCAACCAATGTTTCACATAGCAGCTCACGCTGTTTTaatttgaatattaaaaaaatcaaaagtttTCACAGTGGAGTTTACTACTGCAATATCCAAATCAATAACGTTATCAAAAATGGTTCCGGGACTGAGCTAAAAGTACATG CTCGTATTGAAAGAGAAGAGATTGCCAGTAAGAACACAGTGAAGGATGCAATTATTCTGATTCAGGGTGTTCTCCTGCTAGCCTTCTGTTGTGCTCCATTTCTACTGAATCTAAGCAAG GACGATGCAGAATCAGATAATGGAGAACTCGAGGAAGAACATACTTATGAG GGTTTGGAAATCGGACAGAATGAAAATACAGCTACATATGAAGATATTGTTACTGTACAGAGAAATGGAGAGGCAAGGTGGATGTATGGAGAGCATCCTTGTCAGGAATGA
- the LOC117434835 gene encoding B-cell antigen receptor complex-associated protein beta chain-like isoform X1, with protein MAFSVFLRGCLFLGCFVFQVANLSTGFNVVQSPRFLGMKTGANVCLSCMIDSQDAAEVKWWKRLENGDQLYWNESASATNVSHSSSRCFNLNIKKIKSFHSGVYYCNIQINNVIKNGSGTELKVHARIEREEIASKNTVKDAIILIQGVLLLAFCCAPFLLNLSKDDAESDNGELEEEHTYEGLEIGQNENTATYEDIVTVQRNGEARWMYGEHPCQE; from the exons ATGGCATTCTCTGTTTTTTTACGCGGTTGCCTATTCCTCGGATGTTTTGTTTTCCAAGTGGCTAATTTATCAA CAGGCTTCAACGTTGTGCAATCACCACGTTTCCTGGGAATGAAAACTGGAGCCAACGTGTGTCTTTCCTGCATGATTGACTCTCAAGACGCAGCGGAAGTGAAATGGTGGAAACGTTTGGAAAACGGCGATCAGTTGTATTGGAATGAGAGTGCATCTGCAACCAATGTTTCACATAGCAGCTCACGCTGTTTTaatttgaatattaaaaaaatcaaaagtttTCACAGTGGAGTTTACTACTGCAATATCCAAATCAATAACGTTATCAAAAATGGTTCCGGGACTGAGCTAAAAGTACATG CTCGTATTGAAAGAGAAGAGATTGCCAGTAAGAACACAGTGAAGGATGCAATTATTCTGATTCAGGGTGTTCTCCTGCTAGCCTTCTGTTGTGCTCCATTTCTACTGAATCTAAGCAAG GACGATGCAGAATCAGATAATGGAGAACTCGAGGAAGAACATACTTATGAG GGTTTGGAAATCGGACAGAATGAAAATACAGCTACATATGAAGATATTGTTACTGTACAGAGAAATGGAGAGGCAAGGTGGATGTATGGAGAGCATCCTTGTCAGGAATGA